From Rhodococcus sp. B7740:
ATGTGCTGATTTCGGACAATGCCGGTGACGGACGAGTCGGCGATCACGTGTCCTCGCACCCCCTACGGGATCGACTGCAGTTGACCTGTGTCGACGCATCCCAGCAGGTCGGCGCGGCGCATGCCCGCAATCGCGGTGCCGAGAACGCCTCCGGTGAGCTGTTGATGTTCTGCGATGCGGACGACGTGGTGCATCCGTCGTGGCTACGAACCCTCGCCGAGCTGGCCAGGTCGTTCGACGTAGCCGGTACCGCGGTGGAGACGTACACGTTGAACAGTGCGCAGGCGTTGTCCTGGACTCCGACCACACCGCCGGAGGATCAGGGTCGCACCGATTTCCTGCCCTTCGCCATCGGTGCCAGCATGGCCTGCTGGGCGTCGGTTTATCGCGATGTCGGTGGCATGGACAACCGGTTCCGGGCCAGCCAGGACGTGGAATTCTGCTGGCGCGCACAATTGGCCGGCTACACCCTCGGCTTCAGCACCGAGGCTGTCGTCGCCTATCGGCTCCGAGCCGAGCTCCGGCCCATGCTGCGACAATCGTTTCGGCTCGGCTTCGGCTTCGCCAAACTGCGCGGAATCTATCGGACGCAGGGGTGCCCGGCCATGAGGGTCCGTACCGTCGCCTCGTGGTGGACCGCCCTACTGGTTCGCAATCCGCTTCTGCCGACCTCGTGGACCGGATTGGCCCGTGGTCATTGGGCGAGGGCCCTGTTCATCCGGGTCGGCGAAGTTCGCGGCGGCATCGCCTATCGCGCCTTCTGTTGGTGACGTCCGACACACCCACTGGATCGCCGGGCTGCCCGGCCTGCAGTCTTGAGTCGCGCGCCTGTAACGGATGGATGACCGATGTTACGGTCGAGAACACGGAGCTGCCGAAACCGGCGGCACATCGCACGCCTTCACACGAGATCGAGGCCATGTCGAACACGCTTTCCCGAGTACTGCCCACGGCGGTCGCTGCCGCCGTTGCCGGTGCCCTGTGCCTGACCGGGGCGGGAACAGCTACCGCGGCACCCGCCTCCCCCACGGGCACCTCCGTGTCTGCCACTCCTGTCCTGGAGGGCGCGAACGACTTCGGCTGCGTGCCCAGTGCGGCGCATCCACGTCCGGTGGTTCTCGTGCACGGAACGAAGATGGATGCGTCGACGTGGAAGACGCTCGCACCGCAGTTGAAGAGCGAGGGCTACTGCGTCTTCGCGCCCAACTACGGCGGCGTCTCGCTCCTGTTCGATCCGAGCACGACCATCTGGGGTTCGGGTGATATCGCCGAGTCGGGACGGCAGATCGGTCGGTTCGTCGACGAGGTGCTTGCCGCCACCGGTGCAGAACAGGTCGATCTAGTCGGTCATTCACAGGGCGGCACGTCCTCGCGCCAGTACATGAAGTTCGACGGTGGCACCGATCCGCAGGATCCTGCCCGCAACAAGGTGCACACTTTGGTCACCCTCGGTGCCACCAACCACGGAACGACGTTCGGCGGTCTGCAGCAGCTCTCCGAACTGCTCACCTCGCTCGGACTCCCCGGCGACGCGCTCACCCCGCTCACGTACAACATGGCCGGTGCACAGCAGTTGGTCGGCTCCACGACGTTGACGAGCCTGAACGACGGCGGAGACGTCCAACCGGGAGTCGAGTACACCGTCATCGCCACCCGCAACGACACGGTGTCGACACCTCCGGGGAACACCTTCCTCCGGTCGGGTGATCCGTCGACGGTGCACAACGTATGGGTTCAGGACGTGTGCCCGGCCGCCACGACGTCGCACATCGGCCTCGTCACCGATCCCGCGCCGCTGTACATGGTCAAGTCGGCGCTCGACCCCGAGTACGCAGCGACCACCCCGCCACCCTGCTGACACTGCACGATCCGTAGCCACCGGGGCCTCGACGACATCACGTCGCGTGGCCCCGGTCGCGTTCGAAGACCTACCGGTCCAGCTCGGTCTGCAACACGGGTCCGATTTCGGCCAGTGCGGACTGCGACGCCATCTGCCAGTGTGTCGAATGCACAGGAACCACGGTGACGCCCCCGTCGACCGCGTCCTCCCACGTCGACGCCGCGACGGTTCCGGTCGGATCGTCAACGACCGACGCGAAGAGTATCGACCGCCCGACGAATGTCCGGGGCACGTACGAGTCGATCAGCTCTGCCGAACGGGCGATCCCGTCCAGTATCCCGGCGACCCGGTCGCGGGAAATCTCGTCGAACGGAGCCGGCATCGATGCCAACAGATCCGCCACGGAATCGACCGTGAGCTCGCCGATCTCGAGATCGGAGTCCGCTCCCAAGCCGAGGCCACCGAGCATCTCTCCGGCCGACACAGGACGGTCCACGACGTGGTCGGTCCTGCCCGCGACGAACGAATCCATCATGGCCAGTGTCGACACCGACTCGCCTTCACGCTGCAGTTGCACGGCCATCGCGTGAGCGATCGATCCACCCATCGACCAACCGAGCAGGTGGTACGGGCCCGACGGCTGCACGGTACGAATCCTGTCCACGAACAGGGCGGCCCACTGCTCGATCGATTCCGGCAGCGGCTCGGCACCGGAGAGGGCAGGCGACTGCAATCCGTAGATCGGACGGTCGTCGCCGAGGTACGCCGACAGTCCGCCGAAGGCCCAGGACAGCCCCACGATGGGATGGATGCAGAACAGAGGTGACGAGGAGCCACCGAGCCGAAGAGGAATCAACGTCTCCAGCCCGGTGGAGTCCGCCCCCTCGCTCGACTCCGTCGCAGCCGTCATCCGCGCGGAGAGCGAGCCCACCGACGCGTCGACGAACAACCAGTTCAGCGGTACCGGCGCGCCGCCGAGGGCTGCTCTGAGCTTGGAGACCAACTTGACCGCCAGCAACGAGTTGCCACCCAGCGCGAAGAAGTCGTCGTCCAGCCCGACGCGCTCGACGCCCAACACTTCCGCGAACACCGCGGCGACCGATTCCTCGACCGGAGTCTGCGGAGCCCTGAACTCACGGGTTTCGAATTCCGGGGCCGGCAACGCCCGACGGTCCAGCTTCCCGGCTGCATTGAGCGGCAACGCATCGAGAACCACGAACGCCGACGGCACCATGTACGACGGCACCGCCGACCCCAATTCCGACCGCACCGCCTCGGCATCGACCTCGGCACCGACAGCAGGCACCACGTAGGCAGCCAACGACTCCCCCACCGACAACTGCACGACCACCACGACGGCCTGACTCACCGACGACAACGCCGTCAACGCCGTCTCGATCTCCCCCAACTCGATGCGCTGCCCGCGGAACTTGACCTGAAAATCGGTGCGACCGATGTACTCGAGCCGTCCGGCATCCATCGACCACCGGACCAGATCACCGGTGCGGTACATCCGCGCCCCCGCAGGACCGAACGGATCGGCAACGAAACGCTCCGACGACAGATCGGGCCGCGCAACATAGCCCCGAGCCAACTGCACGCCGGCGAGGTAGAGCTCACCCGGCACACCCGCGGGTACCGGATGCAGCCGCGAATCCAGAACGTGGACAGAGGTGTTCCACTCCGGCACCCCGATGCTCACCGAACCGTCCACCGCGACGTCCTCGGAGACGTCGCGATACGTGACACTCACCGCGGCCTCGGTCGGCCCGTACAGATTGTGCACCCGCGCGTTCGACACTGCCCGGCACGCACTCACGGTCCGCGCGGGCAACGCCTCCCCGATCACGAAGATGTGCCGAAGCGAAGAGATGGACTGCGCAGCAACCGATTCGGCGAACACCGTAAGCATCGACGGCACGAAGTCCGTCACCGTCACGCCGTGACGGGCGATATCGGCCGCAACGGCCTCCACATCACGTTGCGCGCCCGGGGCCGCCACGATCAACCGGCCCCCGGTGCGCAGCGGCAGGAAGAACCCCCACAACGACACGTCGAACGTCGTGGCAGTCTTCTGCAAGTAGACATCCGACGCGTCGAGACCGTACTCCTGCGCCATCCACTCCATCTGGTTGACGATGGCACGATGCTCCACGGCGACTCCCTTGGGCCGGCCGGTCGACCCCGAGGTGAAGAGCACGTACGCCAGATCGCCACCCACCGCCCGAGGGAAGACCAACGGCCCGCTCGGCACCGGTGGGTCCGTGATGTCGACGACCGGAATCGCTGTCCCCGTGACGAATTCGTCCCGCGCCGTCGACAGAACGACAATCGGCGATGCCGTGTCGAGAATGTAGTCGTTACGCTCGGCGGGCTGATCCGGATCCACCGGAACGTACGCCGCACCGGATCGCAGCACGGCGTACATCCCGACCACCAGCTCGACCGATCGACGCATGGCCAACCCCACCAGCATGCCGGGGCCGGCCCCACGCTCCTGCAACAACGACGCAGTGGCATCCACCCGGTCCGAGAACTCCCGATACGTCAGCGACCGCTCACCGAACACCAACGCCACCGCATCCGGCGATTCGACCACCGTGCGACCGAAGCCGTCCAGCAGCACCTCGCCCGAATCGGCAGCCACCGTGCTGCCGTTGCCCCGCAGCGAGAGTTGTTCGCGCTCAGCCGAATCGAGAATCGCGATGTCACCGACCACGACACTCGGACGAGCGGTGACCGCCTCGAGAACGGTCACCAACCGCTGCCCGAAGGACGTCATGGTCGACTCGTCGAACAGATCCGTTGCGTACATCAACTCGACGGCCGGTCCTGCGCCGTCGCCCCGCTCGGTGAAGGTCACCTGGAGGTCGAATTTCGCCGATGCCACGCCGGAACCGAATGCCTCGACCCCGAGATCGGGCAGCTCGAAGGAACCCTGTGAGAAGTTCTGGAAGAACAGTGCAACCTGCACCAGTGGATGTCGTCCTTGCGAGCGCACCGGATCGAGTACCTCGACCAGACGCTCGAAGGGCACGTCGACGTTGTCGAACGCCTCGAGGTCGGCCGTACGTACCGTGTCGAGAACCTCGGCGAACGAGGCATCCGGGGCAACGGGGGTTCGCAGCACCACCGTGTTGACGAACATGCCGACCAGATCGTCGAGCCGGGCGTCGCCGCGGCCACCCACCGGCGCACCCACGGCGATGTCGGCCGTGCCCGACAGTCTCGCCAGCAGCACGGCCAGCGCGGCGTGCACCACCATGAACGGGGTCGACTCGCTCGTGCTGGCGCACTCGAGCACTCGGGCGTGCAGCTCGGGGGCGATGTCGAACGACACCACCGCCCCTCGTCCCGACGCGACCCGAGGGCGCGGCCGGTCGGCGGGCAGCTCCAACTGTTCGGGTAGGCCGTCGAGCGCGTGCTGCCAGTACCGAATCTGCTTGTCGGCAACAGAGTTCGGGTCCGATTCGGAACCGAGCATGTCCAGTTGCCACAGCGTGTAGTCGACATACTGAACCGGAAGCGGCGTCCACTGCGGTGCCGATCCGCTCCGTCGCGCGAGGTATGCCGTCATGACGTCCCGAGACAGCGGAGCCATCGACAGACCGTCGGCCGAGATGTGATGCGCCACGAAGGCCAGTACGTACTCCGGTACCGAACCGGCGGGATCGGTGACCTCGAACAGTCGAACGCGGAACGGAATTTCGGTCGTGACGTCGAACCCACGCGTGAAGAACTGCGTCACCTCGGCCAGGGCGCTCTCGCGGGTGACAGGCACCACCGCCGTGTCGACCTGCGTGTCGGCCTCGTCGAGCACTCGCTGATATCCGCTGCCGTCGATGTCGGGGTAGACGGTGCGCAGCGATTCGTGGCGACCCACCACATCGAGGACGGCGGCCTGCAGCGCATCGACGTCGAGCGACCCGCGCAGCAGCAAGGCAACCGGTACGTTGTTGATCGCGGACGTGGTGTCGAGTCGATTCAGGAACCACATGCGTTGCTGAGCGGACGAGAGCGGAATGTGTTGCGGCCGGGCCCTCGAGGCATCGAGCCGGGCCCGGACCGGAGCGTCGACGGATTCGGCTGCGTTCGCGAGCGCTTCGACGGTGGACGACTCGAACACCGAACGCGCAGGCACGTGCACGCCGAGTGCCGATCCCAACCTCGCAGCGAGTTTGGTGGCGATCAACGAATTGCCGCCGAGCGCGAAGAAGTCGTCGTCGAGACCGACGCGTTCGACCCCCAGCAACTCGACGAAGATGTCGGCTACCGTCTGCTGGGTGGGGGTCGTCGGAGCGCGGAACTCGGCGACCTCGAACACCGGCTCCGGCAACGCATCTCGGTCGAGCTTGCCGGTGGGGGTCAGCGGAATCGACTCGATCGGGGTGACCACGGACGGCACCATGTGCGCAGGCAGACTGCGTCCGGCGGCCTCGAGCAGGTTGTCGACGTCGAGCTCGACACCTGTCGTCGGCAGTACGTAGGCCGCGAGAACCGTTGCTCCCGTCGGCCCCCGGTAGCCGAGGGTCGCTGCGAACTCGACACCGTCGAGTGCGGTCAGAACGGCGTCGATCTCACCGAGCTCGATCCGGAATCCTCGAATCTGGACCTGGAAGTCGTTGCGGCCCATGTATTCGATGACGGGTCCGGTCGGCCCGTCGCGCCAGCGCACGATGTCTCCGGTTCGGTACAGCCTCGCCTGATTCGAGTCCCCCTCGACCGCATAGGGATTGGCGACGAAACGGGTTGCCGTCAGGCCGAACCGACGATGGTAGCCGCGAGCAAGGCCGGCCCCGGTGAGGTACAACTCGCCCGGCACGCCGGCCGGGACCCGACGCAGCCGGTCGTCGAGAACGTGATGACCCATCTCCCTGGTCGACTGCCCGAGCAACACCGCCTCGCCTGCGGTCAGCGGTTGCGAGATGTTGCACACCATGGACGCTTCGGTCGGCCCGTAGACGTTGTGGAACCGGCGGTCGGTGGCCCATTTCGACATCAGTTCCGACGAGAAGGCCTCACCACCGACGGCGAGCACTCGCAGGGCGGGCACATCTGCCGGGTCCAGCGAGGCCAGCGCCGCCGGCGTGATGAAGGCATGCGTGACTCGGTGGCGGCGCAACACCTCGCTCAGATCGGTACCACCGTAGACGCCCGGTTCGACGATGACCATCGTCGAACCGGCACCGACGGCCATGAGCAGTTCGAGTACGGACGCATCGAAACTGGGGGACGCGAAATGCAGTGTGCGCGAACCGGAGTCCAGGCCGTACGTCTCGACCTGGGTCGCGGCCAGTGGTGCCAGGCCCGCCTGGGAGACGGCGACGCCCTTCGGTAGGCCCGTCGAGCCCGAGGTGTAGATGACGTACGCGAGATCGGACGCGCGAATCGGTGCGCGGCGATCGTCCGCGACCACCGGCCCGTCCGACAGCCCACTCAGTTCTTCCTCGACATCGGATGCGTCGAGCACGATCCACGACACCGCGTTCGGCATCGCAGCCTCGAACTGCGTTGCCGTGACGCCCATTCGGACACCCGAATCGGTGGCCATGTGCTCGATACGAGCAGCCGGGTAATTGGGGTCGATCGGCACGAACGCTGCCCCGGTCTTGGCCACCGCCCACACCGCCATGACCGATTCGATCGATCGGGTCAGGGCCAGCGCCACGAAATCCCCTGGCCCGACTCCACGTGCGAGCAGTAGGCGAGCCAGCCGGGAGGATCGGGAATCGATCTCCCGGTAGGTCAGCGACCGGTCCCCGAATTCGGCAGCGATGCCGTCCGGGTTCTTCTCCACCGCGGCCGCCAGCAGAGTCGGCAGCGCAACGGTACGGGCGGGCCGAGTACGCGTCGGCCGAGACCGGGTGGGCCTGGGACGGGCCGGCCGGCCCCCCGCTCGGCCGCCGGACTCGGACGGTGTGCCGGTCGATCCATCCGCACTCATGTTAAGCAATGACTCCTCACCAGTTCTTCGCCGCACCGTCGACCGTGGAGGCGACCGACGGTCACCCCCACGGTTGATCGTTCACGCGGTGGTCGGCGTTGCAGTTGGCCTCAGCCTATCGGTCGGCCCGTCCCGATCGGTTCAGGCAGACGGTGCACCGGGGTCCCGTCCTGCATCGACTCGTGGCGGTCACCGTCGACCGAAACGACGGCGACGAGATCCTCCCGATCGTCGGATGCCGACTCTTCGAGGGCAGCGATCGCTGCTGCGGTGAGGAACGCGTGCGTCGTCCATTCCGCGGACACGATCTCGGCGGCGTCCTCGGCCGACTCCGCCTGATCGAGGATCAGGGCCGCACCTGCCGTCACCGCGACCACTCCGGCCAGCACCGCCGCAGCAGTGTCGAAACGAGCGGGAACCGCGAGCCGCGAATCGTATTCGACCGACCACTCGGTGACGGCTCTCGCCGCCAGTGCCGCGAGGGTTCCGTGATCGACGACGGTTCCGTCGTTCCCGACCAGGGCCGGACTGTCGGGCCCGAGCACCGCGGTCCGATCGGTGTAGGTCACCGGTCGCGGGGAATGGGCGGCGATCGCATCGACGATGTCGGTGCGGCCGAGTGGGACGACCGTCATCGACCCGGCCCATGCCGGTACGTCGTCTTCGTCGACGACCGCAACCGTCGCGCCCGTCGGCTCGACCGACGCGGTCGTACCGTCCGAATCTGCCGGATCGACGGGAACGAGGGCCGCTCCCGCTTTCGCGACCGCCCAACGCGTCGCGACGGCCTGAACCCCGTCCACGATGGCGACGGCGACGACGACGCCCGGCCCGACACCGTGGTCGATCAGGAGGCGGGCCAGACGCGACGACTGCTCGTCGAGCTCACGGTAGGTCGTCTCGGCACCGCCCGTGGACAGTGCGGGCGCATCGGGATCGGTGTCGACCGCGGTGGTGAGCACCTGGGGCAGTGTCAGATCCGATCGAACCGGTGCCGAGCCGGTATCCGTGGTCTCTCGGGCGTCGGACAGCACCGCTCGTTCGGCGGCATCGAGTACGTCGATGTCTCCGACGATCGCAGACGGTGTTGCCGCCACGGTCTCGGCGATACGAGTGAATCGGTCTGCCAGAGAGGCCACGGTGGACTCGTCGAAGATGTCGGCGGCGTACACCCACTCCACGATCAGGGTTCCGGTTCCCGACTCCCCTTCGGCGTGCTGTGTCTCCACCGTCACCTGCAGATCGAACTTCGCCGTCGGCTCGAAGCCGCTCACGGGTTCGACCACCAGGTTCGGCAGCTCGAAGCGGGCATCGCCGTGCGGTTCGACCGACAGGACGGTCTGGAACAGCGGGGTGTACCCGGCATGTCGGTCCGGGGCGATGGCGTCGACCACTCGCTCGAACGGCACGTCGGAGTTGGCGAAGGCCCGAAGGTCGTTCTCGCGCAGCGTGTTCAACAGTTCTGCGAAGGTGGCGTCCGGGTCGACGTTCGTCCGCAACGCCAGCGTGTTGACGAACATCCCGACGAGCCCGTCGAGTTGTTCGTGCCCGCGGCCGGCGATGGGTGTGCCGACCGCGAAGTCGCGGGAGCCACTCATTCTCGACAACAACACGCCGAGTACCGCGTGCAGCACCATGAACAGGGTGGCGTTGTTCTCGCGCGCGATGGCGACGAGCCCGGAGTGGGTCGATTCGTCGAGCTGGGTACTCAATTCGGCCCCGCGCAATGTCGCGGTGGCAGGCCGAGGTCGGTCCCACGGCAGCGACACGACCGGAGTGATGCCGGCCAGTTCGTCCGCCCAGAATGCCAACTGCTCGGACAGTATCGAGCTGGGATCGCTGTCCGATCCCAGGACCTGACGTTGCCATACGGCGAAGTCGGCGTACTGCACCGTCAGCGGTTCGGGAGTGTAGGCATTTCCCGAGGCTGCAGCGAGGTAGGCGGTCATGACGTCTCGGGCCAGGGGCGTCATGGACGCGCCGTCCCCACTGATGTGGTGCATGACGATGACGAACACGTGCTCGTCCGGGCCGGTGCGGAACAGGGCTCCGCGGATCGGTGGTGCCGCGGTGACATCGAAGCCGCCGTGGATCATCGCGCGAACACGATCGGCGGTGTCGGCATCGCTCGGCGCATCGACGGGCGTCAGGTCGGGAACGACACCCTCGACGTCCATGATCTCCTGGTAGGGCGAACCGTCGGTGTCCTCCGGATACCGGGTGCGAAGCGACTCGTGGCGTTCCACCGTCGAGGTCACCGCAGCCTGCAGTGCAGCGACGTCCAGTTCACCTCGAAGACGCAGGGCCAACGGCATGTTGTACGCCCCGGAATCGGGGTCCAGTCGGTTGAGTACCCACATGCGCTGCTGGGCGAGCGAGAGCGGAACCCGTCCGCCGGGTGCCCGTCGCCGCAACGGCACGTCGTTCGCGTCGTCGATACGCGATTCGGCCCGAGCTGCGAGCGCGGCAACGGTCGAGGCCTCGAACAGATCTCTGACACCGACCTTCTTGCCGAGCGCTGCAGCGACGCGTGCGGCGACCCGGGTCGCGATGAGCGAGTTGCCGCCGAGATCGAAGAAGTCGTCGTCCGATCCGACGCGCTCCACGCCGAGCAGTTCGGCGTAGATCTGCGCGATCGTCTCCTCGACGGCAGTTGCGGGAGCGCGGAACGTCTTGACCTCGAACACCGGTTCTGGCAATGCTTTTCGGTCCAGCTTGCCACTGGTGTTGAGCGGGAACTCCGAGAGCACCATCACCGTGGACGGCACCATGTATGCCGGCAGGGCACCGCCGACGAACGTGCGCACCTCGGCCGGGTCAAGCGTTCGGTCCGGCCCGGGAACGACGTAGCCCACGAGCTGATCTCCGGCACCTGTCGTCGCGACCACCGCGGTGGCCTGATTGACGTCGGGATGAGTCAACAGCGCGGTCTCGATCTCGCCGAGTTCTATGCGCTGGCCACGGAACTTGACCTGGAAGTCGGTGCGTCCGATGTACTCGAGCACCCCGACCGCGTCCTGGCCCGGACGCCATCTGACCAGGTCACCGGTGCGGTACATCCGGTCACCGTTGGTGACGAACGGGTTGGCCACGAACCGGTCCATCGTCAGGTCGACGCGGCCGAGGTAGCCGTCGGCGAGCTGGGTGCCCGCCAGATACAGCTCACCCGCGGTTCCTGCTGCCACCGGGTGCAGTCGCCCGTCGAGAACGTAGGCCTGGGTGTTCCACTCCGGCGCACCGATCGGAACCGTCGAGACATCCCCCGGCCCGGTCTCCCAGAACGTCACCGTCACGGCGGCTTCGGTCGGCCCGTACAGGTTGTGAATGCCGGCCGAGCTGATCGCTCGGAAATCGGTCACCGTTTCCGGCGGTAGCGCTTCGCCGACCACGAACACGTGCCGAAGCGAACGGCACTGTTCCGCTGTGGCGTACGCGGCGAACACCGTGAGCATCGACGGTACGAAATCGGTGATGGTCACGCCGTGCCGAGCGATCCGATCGGCGACGTACGCGGGATCGCGATGGCCGTCCGGTGTGGCCAGAACAACCGTTGCACCGACCCAGAGCGGTAGAAAGAATCCCCACAGCGACACGTCGAATGTCGTTGCAGTCTTCTGCATGTAGACATCGTTGGCGTCGAGCGAATACTGCTGCACCATCCAGGCCATCTCGTTGACGACGGCTCGGTGCGACACCGCAACGCCCTTGGGTCGTCCCGTCGATCCCGAGGTGAAGATGACGTAGGCGGTGTTTCCCGGGCGCACCGGTGCCAGTCGATCGGCGTCGGTCAACGCACCGGTCGCGTGAACGGTGAGGTCGAGAGTGTCGAGCTCGAGAATCGGGAAACGCTCGGGTAGACCCGCCCGATCACCACTGGTGGAGAGGACGACGACCGGCTCCGCGGTGTCGAGGATGTACTCGATTCGATCCGAGGGGTGGTCCGGATCGATGGGCACGTAGGCACCACCGGCTTCGAGGACGGCATAGATGCCGACCATGAGGTCGATCCCGCGCCGCATTCCGAGTGCGACGAGCGATTGCGGCCCGACACCGAGAGACACCAGGTGTCGCGCGAGGCAATTGACTCGATCCGAGAAATCCGCATACGTGACGGTCGTGTCCTCG
This genomic window contains:
- a CDS encoding glycosyltransferase yields the protein MATLGGDVVANGHPEHPSISVIIPVSSLDPLLDAQLQALAEQDSDYRFDVLISDNAGDGRVGDHVSSHPLRDRLQLTCVDASQQVGAAHARNRGAENASGELLMFCDADDVVHPSWLRTLAELARSFDVAGTAVETYTLNSAQALSWTPTTPPEDQGRTDFLPFAIGASMACWASVYRDVGGMDNRFRASQDVEFCWRAQLAGYTLGFSTEAVVAYRLRAELRPMLRQSFRLGFGFAKLRGIYRTQGCPAMRVRTVASWWTALLVRNPLLPTSWTGLARGHWARALFIRVGEVRGGIAYRAFCW
- a CDS encoding esterase/lipase family protein, whose amino-acid sequence is MSNTLSRVLPTAVAAAVAGALCLTGAGTATAAPASPTGTSVSATPVLEGANDFGCVPSAAHPRPVVLVHGTKMDASTWKTLAPQLKSEGYCVFAPNYGGVSLLFDPSTTIWGSGDIAESGRQIGRFVDEVLAATGAEQVDLVGHSQGGTSSRQYMKFDGGTDPQDPARNKVHTLVTLGATNHGTTFGGLQQLSELLTSLGLPGDALTPLTYNMAGAQQLVGSTTLTSLNDGGDVQPGVEYTVIATRNDTVSTPPGNTFLRSGDPSTVHNVWVQDVCPAATTSHIGLVTDPAPLYMVKSALDPEYAATTPPPC
- a CDS encoding amino acid adenylation domain-containing protein; translated protein: MSADGSTGTPSESGGRAGGRPARPRPTRSRPTRTRPARTVALPTLLAAAVEKNPDGIAAEFGDRSLTYREIDSRSSRLARLLLARGVGPGDFVALALTRSIESVMAVWAVAKTGAAFVPIDPNYPAARIEHMATDSGVRMGVTATQFEAAMPNAVSWIVLDASDVEEELSGLSDGPVVADDRRAPIRASDLAYVIYTSGSTGLPKGVAVSQAGLAPLAATQVETYGLDSGSRTLHFASPSFDASVLELLMAVGAGSTMVIVEPGVYGGTDLSEVLRRHRVTHAFITPAALASLDPADVPALRVLAVGGEAFSSELMSKWATDRRFHNVYGPTEASMVCNISQPLTAGEAVLLGQSTREMGHHVLDDRLRRVPAGVPGELYLTGAGLARGYHRRFGLTATRFVANPYAVEGDSNQARLYRTGDIVRWRDGPTGPVIEYMGRNDFQVQIRGFRIELGEIDAVLTALDGVEFAATLGYRGPTGATVLAAYVLPTTGVELDVDNLLEAAGRSLPAHMVPSVVTPIESIPLTPTGKLDRDALPEPVFEVAEFRAPTTPTQQTVADIFVELLGVERVGLDDDFFALGGNSLIATKLAARLGSALGVHVPARSVFESSTVEALANAAESVDAPVRARLDASRARPQHIPLSSAQQRMWFLNRLDTTSAINNVPVALLLRGSLDVDALQAAVLDVVGRHESLRTVYPDIDGSGYQRVLDEADTQVDTAVVPVTRESALAEVTQFFTRGFDVTTEIPFRVRLFEVTDPAGSVPEYVLAFVAHHISADGLSMAPLSRDVMTAYLARRSGSAPQWTPLPVQYVDYTLWQLDMLGSESDPNSVADKQIRYWQHALDGLPEQLELPADRPRPRVASGRGAVVSFDIAPELHARVLECASTSESTPFMVVHAALAVLLARLSGTADIAVGAPVGGRGDARLDDLVGMFVNTVVLRTPVAPDASFAEVLDTVRTADLEAFDNVDVPFERLVEVLDPVRSQGRHPLVQVALFFQNFSQGSFELPDLGVEAFGSGVASAKFDLQVTFTERGDGAGPAVELMYATDLFDESTMTSFGQRLVTVLEAVTARPSVVVGDIAILDSAEREQLSLRGNGSTVAADSGEVLLDGFGRTVVESPDAVALVFGERSLTYREFSDRVDATASLLQERGAGPGMLVGLAMRRSVELVVGMYAVLRSGAAYVPVDPDQPAERNDYILDTASPIVVLSTARDEFVTGTAIPVVDITDPPVPSGPLVFPRAVGGDLAYVLFTSGSTGRPKGVAVEHRAIVNQMEWMAQEYGLDASDVYLQKTATTFDVSLWGFFLPLRTGGRLIVAAPGAQRDVEAVAADIARHGVTVTDFVPSMLTVFAESVAAQSISSLRHIFVIGEALPARTVSACRAVSNARVHNLYGPTEAAVSVTYRDVSEDVAVDGSVSIGVPEWNTSVHVLDSRLHPVPAGVPGELYLAGVQLARGYVARPDLSSERFVADPFGPAGARMYRTGDLVRWSMDAGRLEYIGRTDFQVKFRGQRIELGEIETALTALSSVSQAVVVVVQLSVGESLAAYVVPAVGAEVDAEAVRSELGSAVPSYMVPSAFVVLDALPLNAAGKLDRRALPAPEFETREFRAPQTPVEESVAAVFAEVLGVERVGLDDDFFALGGNSLLAVKLVSKLRAALGGAPVPLNWLFVDASVGSLSARMTAATESSEGADSTGLETLIPLRLGGSSSPLFCIHPIVGLSWAFGGLSAYLGDDRPIYGLQSPALSGAEPLPESIEQWAALFVDRIRTVQPSGPYHLLGWSMGGSIAHAMAVQLQREGESVSTLAMMDSFVAGRTDHVVDRPVSAGEMLGGLGLGADSDLEIGELTVDSVADLLASMPAPFDEISRDRVAGILDGIARSAELIDSYVPRTFVGRSILFASVVDDPTGTVAASTWEDAVDGGVTVVPVHSTHWQMASQSALAEIGPVLQTELDR